In the Nitrospirales bacterium LBB_01 genome, one interval contains:
- a CDS encoding lysophospholipid acyltransferase family protein encodes MAKKKSKLRWLIEYLAVVVLFTLAGLLPNWGIRILSRVLGDMLFTLVPKRRNIAINNISSAFPEKTQEDAAAIAKESCRSFIMSFLEMIKTHSSFKTAEAFRKTHRSTSHVEGLFKKAKDLHDSHGGCIFLTPHIGNWELLPHVSALVGINLVVVARPLDNPYLEKLLYSRRTETGQMFIAKTNAMFKLQETLRRGKSIGMLPDQSTSKGISVDYFGRKATATPIPAMLSVMYKKPIVVCACVRQKDGEFTGFVCDPILPLSSFGSEKGEIHRITGEITKAMELIIREYPEQYLWIHNRWKTYKKENVWAV; translated from the coding sequence ATGGCAAAGAAAAAATCTAAACTCAGATGGCTTATAGAATACCTCGCAGTTGTAGTGCTCTTTACATTAGCTGGACTACTACCAAATTGGGGAATCAGGATTTTAAGCAGAGTTTTAGGCGATATGCTATTTACGCTCGTACCAAAAAGAAGAAATATTGCAATTAACAACATATCATCGGCTTTCCCTGAGAAAACTCAAGAAGATGCAGCAGCCATAGCAAAAGAAAGCTGCCGGTCTTTTATAATGTCTTTTCTTGAAATGATAAAAACCCACAGCTCTTTTAAAACAGCTGAAGCTTTTAGAAAAACACACAGAAGCACCTCCCACGTAGAGGGACTCTTTAAGAAAGCAAAAGACCTGCATGACTCACACGGTGGCTGCATATTTTTAACACCACACATTGGTAACTGGGAACTTCTGCCTCACGTAAGCGCTCTTGTGGGTATTAATCTTGTTGTCGTAGCACGGCCTCTTGATAACCCGTATCTTGAGAAATTACTATACTCCCGGCGCACGGAAACCGGTCAGATGTTTATCGCTAAAACAAACGCAATGTTTAAACTTCAGGAGACACTGAGACGCGGTAAATCAATCGGAATGCTCCCTGATCAAAGTACATCAAAAGGAATCTCTGTCGATTATTTTGGACGTAAAGCTACTGCAACACCAATCCCTGCAATGCTCTCTGTGATGTACAAAAAACCCATAGTGGTCTGTGCCTGCGTTCGGCAAAAAGATGGTGAATTTACCGGATTTGTATGTGACCCAATATTGCCGCTAAGCAGCTTTGGCAGCGAAAAAGGTGAAATACACCGAATTACAGGTGAGATAACAAAAGCTATGGAACTTATAATCAGAGAATACCCGGAACAGTACCTATGGATTCACAACAGATGGAAAACCTATAAAAAAGAAAACGTATGGGCTGTCTGA
- the obgE gene encoding GTPase ObgE yields MKFVDLVTVYCKAGDGGAGAVSFCREKFKPRGGPDGGDGGKGGDIVFRAVTHLNTLLDHKYRKHYSVKRGGHGMGKDKHGYDSPDVVIDVPVGTVIKNLDTGETLADLTEDGMQAVILKGGRGGKGNAHFKSSTFQAPKFAQPGEGGQEANLILELKLIADVGIIGMPNAGKSTLISSITESKAKIAPYPFTTLVPNLGVVKLNDYSSFIVADIPGIIEGAHLGAGLGLQFLRHAERSKLLIHMIDISQDVDGNPMETYEKLNRELSLYSSELSQKPQIIAASKIDVRGDGIHTEALADFCRSNEIPFFPISAVTHEGINALVAYISERLKKM; encoded by the coding sequence GTGAAGTTTGTAGATCTCGTAACTGTTTACTGTAAGGCAGGGGATGGCGGCGCCGGCGCCGTAAGTTTTTGCAGAGAGAAATTTAAGCCAAGAGGCGGCCCAGACGGCGGAGACGGCGGTAAGGGCGGCGATATTGTTTTTAGAGCTGTCACTCATCTAAATACCCTCTTAGACCACAAATACAGAAAACACTACAGCGTAAAACGCGGCGGGCATGGCATGGGTAAGGACAAGCACGGCTACGACAGCCCTGATGTGGTCATAGATGTTCCAGTAGGCACGGTAATTAAAAATTTAGATACAGGGGAGACATTAGCCGATTTAACCGAAGATGGTATGCAGGCTGTAATTTTAAAAGGCGGCAGAGGCGGTAAAGGAAATGCGCATTTTAAATCCTCTACGTTTCAAGCTCCTAAGTTTGCGCAGCCCGGTGAGGGTGGACAAGAGGCCAATCTCATTCTGGAACTTAAACTCATCGCTGACGTAGGCATCATTGGTATGCCTAATGCCGGCAAATCAACATTAATTTCATCTATAACAGAATCAAAAGCAAAAATAGCGCCCTACCCTTTCACAACTTTAGTACCAAACCTGGGAGTCGTAAAGCTCAATGATTATTCAAGTTTCATTGTTGCTGATATTCCTGGAATTATCGAGGGCGCTCACCTTGGAGCAGGTTTAGGATTACAGTTTCTAAGACACGCAGAGAGATCAAAGCTTCTGATTCACATGATTGACATCTCTCAGGATGTTGATGGCAATCCGATGGAGACTTACGAAAAACTTAACCGTGAACTCTCTCTTTATAGCTCAGAGCTTTCACAAAAACCACAGATTATAGCGGCCTCTAAGATTGATGTTAGAGGCGACGGCATACATACTGAAGCTTTAGCAGACTTTTGCCGTAGTAACGAAATCCCTTTTTTCCCCATATCAGCTGTCACACATGAGGGTATAAATGCACTTGTCGCCTACATATCGGAAAGACTGAAAAAAATGTAG
- the rpmA gene encoding 50S ribosomal protein L27: MAHKKGVGSTRNGRDSNSKRLGVKRYGGQAVTAGSILVRQRGTKLHPGSNVGIGSDDTLFAKITGVVKFERKDKTRTKVSVYPVLQAQA, translated from the coding sequence ATGGCACATAAAAAAGGTGTGGGAAGCACACGAAATGGGCGAGACAGTAACTCAAAACGACTTGGCGTCAAGCGCTATGGCGGACAGGCTGTCACTGCTGGCAGCATTTTAGTCAGACAGCGGGGCACAAAACTGCATCCCGGCTCTAATGTCGGAATCGGCTCTGATGACACCCTTTTTGCTAAAATCACGGGCGTCGTTAAGTTTGAACGCAAAGATAAAACCAGAACTAAAGTGAGCGTATATCCGGTACTTCAGGCTCAGGCTTAA
- the rplU gene encoding 50S ribosomal protein L21, whose product MYAIVLTGGKQVRVTPDETLRVDRLENAVGESVTIDKVLAFFDGTKLSVGKPYLDGVSVKAEILEKGKTKKVDVFKMKPRKATRKMHVHRQHFTKIKINEIIGG is encoded by the coding sequence ATGTATGCGATAGTGCTGACGGGGGGCAAGCAGGTGAGAGTGACGCCCGATGAGACATTGAGAGTAGATAGACTGGAAAACGCTGTTGGGGAGTCTGTGACAATAGATAAGGTGCTTGCTTTTTTTGACGGCACAAAATTATCGGTTGGTAAGCCGTATCTTGACGGTGTTTCCGTAAAAGCCGAAATACTGGAAAAAGGCAAAACCAAAAAAGTGGATGTTTTTAAAATGAAACCGCGCAAAGCTACACGGAAAATGCACGTCCACAGACAGCATTTCACAAAGATAAAAATTAATGAGATAATCGGAGGCTAA
- the ftsZ gene encoding cell division protein FtsZ produces the protein MFELVESTDGKANIKVVGVGGAGGNAINNMIASSLRNVEFIAINTDAQVLNSSIAENRLQIGTKITRGLGAGSNPQVGREAALEDSDKIREILEGADMVFVTGGMGGGTGTGAAPVIAEIARSLGALTVAVVTKPFFYEGRKRLSNAATGIKELNQFVDTTIVIPNDKIQLVVEKGTSLIKSFEIANDVLRDAVQGITDLILVPGLINLDFADVKTIMQYSGKAVMGIGKGKGEQGHIEAAKKAISNPLLEETSIDGARGILINITGGTDLSLDAVQGASELVFDSAHDEADIIFGAVIDPNLNGEVKVTVIATGFEEKKDNKITAMPEMHRWKTPVEKERVYTRSADRILSKSLFDFSKEDKIPTTDLMNYDDDMDIPTFIRKQKEDRL, from the coding sequence ATGTTTGAATTGGTGGAGAGTACCGATGGTAAAGCCAATATCAAAGTGGTAGGCGTAGGAGGAGCTGGGGGCAATGCCATAAACAATATGATAGCCTCGTCCTTGCGTAATGTTGAGTTTATAGCAATCAATACGGATGCACAGGTGCTGAACTCATCAATAGCGGAAAACAGACTTCAGATAGGGACAAAGATAACAAGGGGTCTGGGAGCGGGGTCAAATCCTCAAGTGGGCCGTGAGGCAGCACTTGAAGACAGCGACAAGATACGCGAGATACTTGAAGGTGCCGACATGGTGTTTGTAACAGGCGGGATGGGAGGCGGTACAGGAACCGGAGCAGCCCCTGTAATAGCCGAAATTGCAAGGTCACTGGGAGCGCTTACGGTAGCGGTTGTAACAAAACCGTTTTTCTATGAAGGACGTAAACGTCTTAGTAATGCCGCAACAGGTATCAAAGAACTGAACCAATTTGTGGACACCACAATAGTGATACCAAACGATAAGATTCAACTGGTCGTAGAAAAGGGAACCTCACTGATTAAATCATTTGAAATTGCAAATGATGTTTTAAGAGACGCCGTACAGGGAATAACCGATTTAATCCTTGTGCCGGGACTTATTAATTTAGATTTTGCCGATGTTAAGACCATTATGCAGTACTCAGGTAAGGCGGTTATGGGAATAGGAAAGGGTAAGGGCGAACAGGGTCACATTGAGGCTGCTAAAAAAGCCATTTCAAATCCGCTGCTTGAGGAGACCTCAATAGATGGAGCACGCGGAATTCTAATCAACATAACCGGAGGGACGGATTTATCTCTGGATGCTGTACAGGGAGCATCGGAGCTGGTTTTTGACTCGGCACACGATGAGGCAGACATTATCTTTGGAGCTGTCATTGACCCTAACCTAAACGGCGAGGTAAAAGTAACCGTAATCGCAACAGGTTTTGAAGAAAAGAAAGACAACAAAATTACAGCGATGCCTGAGATGCACAGGTGGAAAACCCCTGTGGAAAAAGAGCGGGTTTATACAAGAAGCGCTGACAGGATACTGTCAAAGTCTTTGTTTGATTTCTCAAAAGAGGACAAAATCCCGACCACTGACTTAATGAATTACGATGACGACATGGATATTCCTACATTTATAAGAAAGCAAAAAGAAGATAGATTATAG
- the ftsA gene encoding cell division protein FtsA, with protein sequence MAGTIFLACLDIGTTKISTMVAEARHDSLEIIAVSTVTSAGVRKGVIVDIESTLGAIKESVRRATEISGVEIKEVYVGISDSHIKTTKSTGAVVLPNGAVTAHDIDEVMENAQTIYVPLDKEILHVIPLNYNVDGETEIYNPQGMKGTCFEANVQIVTAATNSIHNLLKCCEMAGLTVAELVHTPIVSSMAVLRDDELELGVFLIDIGGGTTDIAFFKNNRFQGATVLDIAGNQFTNDLAVGLSVSPPEAEKIKKAYGMPAFPEDYEDESILIGVSGRSEKKVAKSFITKIIMDRSEELIGMISDEMRKLAGSGALHQRVVITGGVSQMKGFEAHVQSLLNMPVRIGVPEGKDVIEKVQNPIFSTLMGLLYYGHKSTFEISVNGLTGDCRGMKRWFKGLVGKFFRIN encoded by the coding sequence GTGGCAGGGACAATCTTTTTAGCTTGTCTGGATATAGGAACTACCAAAATCAGCACGATGGTAGCTGAGGCAAGACATGACTCGCTGGAAATCATAGCAGTAAGCACGGTTACATCTGCTGGAGTGCGCAAAGGTGTAATTGTTGACATTGAAAGCACACTTGGCGCTATAAAGGAGTCAGTGAGGCGTGCTACTGAGATTTCAGGAGTAGAGATAAAAGAGGTATACGTAGGCATATCAGACAGTCACATAAAAACTACAAAGAGCACAGGTGCTGTTGTTTTACCAAACGGAGCAGTTACAGCACATGACATAGATGAGGTCATGGAGAATGCTCAGACAATTTACGTGCCGCTTGATAAGGAGATTCTCCACGTAATCCCGCTAAACTACAACGTAGATGGTGAAACAGAGATTTATAACCCGCAGGGGATGAAGGGGACATGCTTTGAGGCAAATGTACAAATAGTGACAGCAGCGACAAACTCAATCCACAACCTTTTAAAATGCTGCGAAATGGCAGGGTTGACTGTGGCAGAGCTGGTACATACGCCGATAGTATCCTCGATGGCAGTGCTTAGGGATGATGAGTTAGAGCTTGGGGTGTTTCTCATTGACATTGGGGGCGGAACAACCGATATAGCATTTTTCAAAAATAACCGGTTTCAAGGCGCCACTGTTTTAGACATAGCCGGCAATCAGTTTACAAATGATCTGGCTGTAGGGCTTAGTGTATCTCCGCCTGAGGCTGAAAAGATAAAGAAAGCGTATGGAATGCCTGCATTTCCTGAGGACTATGAGGATGAGTCTATACTTATTGGGGTATCCGGCCGCAGTGAGAAAAAGGTAGCAAAATCTTTTATAACTAAAATAATAATGGACAGAAGCGAGGAGTTAATCGGCATGATTTCAGATGAGATGAGAAAGCTTGCTGGATCTGGAGCTCTGCACCAGAGAGTTGTTATAACCGGAGGGGTGTCGCAGATGAAAGGGTTTGAGGCTCATGTGCAGTCTCTGCTTAATATGCCTGTTAGAATAGGAGTACCTGAGGGCAAAGATGTAATAGAAAAGGTGCAAAATCCGATTTTTTCAACTCTTATGGGACTTCTTTACTATGGACATAAGAGCACATTTGAGATATCCGTCAATGGTCTTACAGGGGACTGCCGAGGCATGAAACGATGGTTTAAGGGATTAGTTGGTAAGTTTTTCAGAATAAATTAA
- a CDS encoding FtsQ-type POTRA domain-containing protein, with protein MKKQTVTQERTKIPVKLILVLTLLCAVSVLSGLGLFKLAKAESLMIKNLYIEGNTHIEDSDVSRLLDVNGQSIVTADMDKLSRRLFISPWVKKVYMRKELPNSLAIRIVEKVPVAAALDKDVIYLVDENGIKLQRLGRKPEELPVIKITGSNKKAYLEAIKLSLAISKNPKMRGMVEEIDGTKPEDISIRINGVPVYVGFGDFDRKLTSYISLKDEIVKRNIPVDYIDLRFSHRLIVKPLKGDI; from the coding sequence TTGAAAAAACAGACTGTAACGCAGGAAAGGACAAAGATTCCGGTAAAGCTTATCCTTGTGCTTACTTTGCTTTGCGCGGTGTCGGTGCTTTCCGGGTTAGGACTTTTCAAACTGGCAAAGGCAGAGTCTTTAATGATTAAAAATCTTTACATAGAGGGAAATACACACATAGAGGACTCTGATGTGAGCAGACTTTTAGATGTAAACGGACAAAGCATCGTAACTGCGGATATGGATAAGTTGTCAAGACGTCTGTTTATATCGCCGTGGGTGAAAAAAGTGTATATGCGGAAGGAGTTACCCAATTCTCTTGCAATCAGGATTGTTGAAAAAGTTCCAGTGGCAGCGGCGCTTGACAAAGACGTCATTTATCTTGTCGATGAGAATGGAATTAAACTTCAGAGGCTTGGCAGAAAACCAGAGGAACTGCCAGTTATAAAAATTACTGGTTCAAACAAAAAGGCATATCTTGAGGCAATAAAACTATCGTTGGCAATAAGCAAAAATCCCAAAATGAGGGGAATGGTCGAAGAGATTGACGGCACAAAACCGGAGGACATATCAATCCGTATTAACGGGGTTCCGGTTTATGTTGGATTTGGAGATTTTGACAGAAAGCTGACAAGTTACATATCGCTGAAAGATGAAATAGTAAAAAGAAATATACCGGTGGATTACATAGACCTGAGATTTTCACACAGATTAATAGTTAAGCCGTTAAAGGGAGACATATAG
- a CDS encoding D-alanine--D-alanine ligase: protein MIAVLMGGVSSERAISLKSGAAVCEALRNGGYNFHEVDAMSDVAEKLRGLSPDVVFIALHGGFGENGGIQGLLDVMGYPYTGSGVLASALAMDKGMSKRIFISAGLSVPPYVIFRQEELDDILTRMPIDLPLVVKPSAEGSSVGVCLIKNKDELKQASSRCFSYGNVSIIEKFIGGKEIHTAVLNGRVLGAVEVRPKGEIYDYEAKYLSVETRYILPPELTPNQYEKLSEVSLKAYEAVGCSGIARIDTIYELQTDTVFVLEVNTLPGMTETSLVPKIAKNAGLSFLELIEEMLIEAINKNRNMLTES from the coding sequence ATGATAGCCGTACTTATGGGCGGCGTATCATCGGAGCGAGCAATTTCCTTAAAAAGTGGTGCGGCCGTGTGTGAAGCTCTGAGAAATGGAGGTTACAATTTCCACGAGGTTGACGCTATGAGTGATGTAGCAGAGAAACTGAGGGGTCTAAGCCCTGATGTGGTTTTTATAGCACTTCATGGCGGTTTTGGTGAAAACGGCGGCATTCAGGGTCTTCTTGACGTTATGGGCTATCCATACACAGGCTCCGGAGTGCTTGCATCCGCATTGGCTATGGATAAGGGTATGTCTAAGAGAATTTTTATTAGCGCCGGGCTTAGCGTGCCCCCGTATGTGATATTCAGACAAGAGGAACTTGATGACATTTTAACCAGGATGCCTATTGATCTCCCTTTGGTTGTTAAACCAAGCGCTGAGGGATCAAGTGTCGGAGTGTGTCTTATCAAAAACAAGGATGAGCTGAAACAGGCCTCAAGCCGCTGTTTTAGTTACGGTAATGTGTCAATCATAGAGAAATTTATTGGTGGTAAGGAGATACATACGGCTGTGCTAAACGGCAGGGTGCTGGGTGCGGTTGAGGTAAGGCCAAAGGGCGAAATTTATGACTATGAAGCCAAATACTTAAGCGTCGAAACACGTTATATTCTCCCTCCGGAACTAACGCCTAATCAGTATGAAAAGTTATCAGAGGTTTCACTTAAGGCGTATGAGGCTGTAGGTTGCAGTGGAATTGCCCGTATTGACACTATTTATGAGCTTCAAACTGACACTGTGTTTGTACTTGAAGTCAACACACTTCCAGGTATGACTGAAACGTCGCTTGTACCTAAGATAGCAAAAAATGCGGGCTTGTCTTTTTTAGAGTTGATTGAAGAAATGCTTATCGAGGCAATTAATAAAAATAGAAACATGCTCACTGAGAGTTGA
- a CDS encoding UDP-N-acetylmuramate--L-alanine ligase, giving the protein MLNRYRVIHFVGIGGIGMSGIARVLKRLNYDVTGSDLKSSATTDVLISEGIKVYIGHKAENVDSAHVVVVTSAVNGANPEVEEAKRRSIPVIPRAEMLAEIGRLKYGILVAGSHGKTTTTSLLAGILIKAGSDPTVVLGGKLNDTNSNSRVGKGEFFVAEADESDGSFLKLNPTVAICTNIDREHMDFYSNMENLKSAYVNFLNKVPFYGLGVVCADDPNIRDILPDVNRKYVTYGLTEAADFSAHNIKYSFQKTEFEVISAGISAGTFTINLSGKHNVLNTLAAIAAASFLNIPHAVSSAALAAFSGIKRRMEFKGHKAGVRVFDDYGHHPTEIKATISGIKHHVDKRLLIVFQPHRYSRTADLMDEFSGCFTEASRLYLLDIYPAGEKPIEGATSHTLAERLRARGVDVVYVGKGDGLSDTLRKEAAEGDTLVTFGAGDVWKVGEEFVGQG; this is encoded by the coding sequence ATGCTTAACCGATACAGAGTAATCCACTTTGTGGGCATAGGCGGCATTGGAATGAGCGGTATAGCGCGTGTGCTTAAACGCCTTAACTATGACGTCACAGGCTCAGACCTTAAATCCTCAGCCACAACCGATGTGCTTATCAGTGAGGGCATAAAGGTTTACATCGGGCATAAGGCCGAAAATGTGGACAGCGCTCATGTTGTGGTTGTTACCTCTGCTGTAAACGGAGCAAATCCTGAGGTGGAGGAGGCAAAGAGACGCAGCATTCCAGTAATACCACGGGCTGAGATGCTGGCAGAGATTGGGAGGCTTAAGTATGGCATCCTTGTTGCAGGCTCTCACGGCAAAACTACAACGACGTCGCTGCTTGCCGGAATTTTAATTAAAGCCGGCTCTGACCCCACTGTTGTGCTTGGCGGAAAACTCAACGACACAAACAGTAACTCACGTGTGGGTAAGGGAGAGTTTTTTGTTGCTGAGGCCGATGAGAGCGACGGCTCGTTTCTAAAACTAAATCCCACTGTTGCAATTTGCACTAACATTGACAGAGAACATATGGATTTTTATTCAAATATGGAAAACTTAAAATCAGCGTATGTAAATTTTCTTAATAAAGTGCCTTTTTATGGATTAGGTGTGGTATGTGCTGATGATCCTAACATCAGAGATATTCTGCCCGATGTTAACAGAAAGTACGTTACTTATGGGTTAACAGAGGCGGCGGACTTTTCCGCTCATAACATAAAATATAGTTTTCAAAAAACTGAGTTTGAAGTCATTTCGGCTGGTATATCAGCCGGTACATTTACAATAAATCTCTCCGGTAAACACAACGTGCTGAACACACTGGCAGCCATCGCAGCCGCATCTTTTCTAAACATCCCTCATGCGGTTAGTAGTGCTGCATTAGCAGCCTTTTCTGGAATAAAACGTCGGATGGAGTTTAAAGGACATAAAGCAGGCGTCAGAGTTTTTGACGACTACGGGCATCATCCAACAGAGATTAAAGCAACAATTAGTGGCATAAAACACCACGTAGATAAGCGTCTTTTGATAGTGTTTCAACCCCACAGGTATTCAAGGACGGCAGATTTGATGGATGAGTTTTCGGGCTGCTTTACAGAGGCGTCAAGGCTTTATCTTCTGGATATCTATCCAGCAGGTGAGAAACCTATAGAAGGTGCAACATCTCATACGCTGGCTGAAAGGCTGCGTGCAAGGGGGGTTGATGTTGTCTATGTCGGTAAGGGTGATGGGCTTTCAGACACTCTCCGTAAGGAGGCAGCAGAGGGTGACACACTTGTAACATTTGGCGCTGGCGATGTTTGGAAAGTAGGAGAGGAGTTTGTAGGACAAGGCTAA
- the murG gene encoding undecaprenyldiphospho-muramoylpentapeptide beta-N-acetylglucosaminyltransferase: protein MSSGKHKIVIAGGGTGGHLYPGIAIAEEIKKRLDDAEIVFMGTLKGIEAKVLPAEKYYVKLLKTEGFVGVSIFRKIRALYRTILAFFEAYSFLKKLNPDLMIGTGGYASFIPVAAAFFLSIPIVIHEQNSIPGVANRMLSRLAQKVCITYESSLSFFPKNKTVLTGNPVREKILKVGKQEGALKFSLKDNMFTVFIFGGSLGARSLNTAAMDALEHLLPYKDRIQFLHQTGDKDYEHVRSVYQRWGMAGTVAPFIYNMPEAYAASDMIVCRAGATTLAEITALGMPSILVPFPYATASHQEVNASRLAVSGAAIMIKDSDLNGIVLAEHIKKLYMDENMRNRLKRESMSFGRPEAARKVVCISLLLIKDKTLVVNQEYERCLTDTE, encoded by the coding sequence ATGTCAAGTGGAAAACATAAAATCGTCATAGCCGGCGGCGGCACGGGAGGCCATCTGTACCCAGGCATTGCTATCGCAGAGGAAATAAAGAAGCGGTTGGACGACGCTGAAATAGTCTTTATGGGCACACTTAAGGGAATAGAGGCAAAGGTACTGCCCGCTGAGAAGTATTATGTAAAACTGCTTAAAACCGAGGGATTTGTCGGAGTCTCAATATTTAGAAAAATACGAGCTCTGTATAGGACAATTTTAGCGTTTTTTGAGGCTTACTCTTTCTTGAAAAAACTTAATCCTGACCTTATGATAGGCACCGGCGGTTATGCCTCGTTTATTCCGGTTGCGGCTGCGTTTTTTCTTTCAATACCGATAGTTATACATGAACAGAACTCAATCCCAGGGGTTGCCAACCGAATGTTGTCACGTCTGGCTCAAAAAGTCTGTATAACGTATGAAAGCTCTCTGTCGTTTTTCCCAAAAAATAAAACCGTCCTTACCGGAAACCCGGTAAGAGAGAAAATCCTAAAAGTCGGGAAACAAGAAGGCGCTCTTAAGTTTTCGCTTAAAGACAATATGTTTACAGTGTTTATATTTGGCGGCTCTCTTGGCGCAAGAAGTCTTAACACGGCTGCTATGGACGCCCTTGAGCATCTTCTTCCTTATAAAGACAGGATACAGTTTTTGCATCAAACAGGAGATAAGGACTACGAACATGTACGCTCGGTGTATCAGCGATGGGGCATGGCGGGCACTGTGGCTCCGTTTATTTATAATATGCCAGAGGCTTATGCCGCCTCAGATATGATAGTGTGTAGAGCAGGGGCTACAACGCTTGCCGAGATAACCGCTCTTGGAATGCCGTCAATCCTTGTGCCGTTTCCATACGCAACAGCATCCCATCAAGAGGTAAATGCCTCACGTCTTGCCGTAAGCGGCGCAGCCATTATGATTAAGGATTCAGATTTAAACGGCATCGTGTTGGCTGAGCACATAAAGAAACTCTATATGGATGAGAACATGAGAAATCGTCTGAAGCGTGAGAGCATGTCTTTTGGCAGACCCGAGGCAGCAAGGAAAGTTGTTTGTATATCATTGCTTCTAATAAAAGATAAAACATTAGTTGTCAATCAGGAGTATGAAAGATGCTTAACCGATACAGAGTAA
- the ftsW gene encoding putative lipid II flippase FtsW: MGETRSVKTKQFDRVLLITTMMLVFVGAVMVYSTTSIVAPSRGGTSVVSSVSTSLIDLRYLKKHVVSVLLGIVLMTVFYKLPLVALKRSAFVLLGLAALLLIAVKMPFIGLTVNGARRWIHIAHFTFQPSELVKPALIIFLARYLSSKTFNPDSFKSFMIPIAMMGVLQGLLLLQPDFGSSVILGIITFSLLFAARVRVKFILSLGILLIPVVIKLIMKPYRLQRIMVFLDPWADEKNTGFQLIQSFVAFGNGGLKGLGVGKSTQKLFFLPEAKTDFIFSIVGEEIGFIGATVVVILFLIVFIRGVLITGRQKEPYLYYLSAGFTTLIGVQAVLNLSVVTGLMPTKGLPLPFISYGGTSMIMNLIEVGILLNIAKGDSEEHIPVVNPQVDIYSGMREKIMRQRGRIISDVKWKT; encoded by the coding sequence ATGGGCGAAACGCGGTCAGTCAAGACAAAGCAATTTGACAGAGTGCTTTTGATAACAACCATGATGCTTGTCTTTGTAGGCGCTGTCATGGTTTATAGCACAACGTCTATAGTTGCGCCCTCAAGAGGTGGTACATCAGTCGTTTCCAGTGTTTCCACATCCCTTATAGATCTAAGGTATCTGAAAAAGCATGTGGTATCTGTGCTGCTTGGCATAGTGCTTATGACGGTGTTCTACAAACTTCCACTTGTGGCTCTAAAGAGGTCGGCGTTTGTGCTTTTAGGGCTTGCTGCGCTTTTGTTGATTGCCGTTAAGATGCCCTTTATAGGACTTACCGTAAATGGAGCAAGGAGATGGATACATATAGCTCATTTTACTTTTCAACCCTCAGAGCTTGTAAAACCTGCACTTATTATTTTCCTTGCCAGGTACCTGTCAAGTAAAACCTTTAATCCAGACAGTTTTAAGTCGTTTATGATACCGATTGCCATGATGGGTGTGCTTCAGGGGCTTTTACTCCTTCAGCCTGATTTTGGTTCAAGTGTCATACTGGGAATTATAACGTTTTCACTTCTTTTTGCGGCACGTGTCAGAGTCAAATTCATACTCTCTTTGGGAATACTGCTTATCCCTGTGGTCATAAAGTTGATTATGAAGCCGTACAGGCTGCAGCGTATTATGGTGTTTTTAGATCCGTGGGCAGATGAGAAAAACACAGGGTTTCAGCTTATTCAATCCTTTGTGGCGTTTGGTAACGGTGGACTTAAAGGACTTGGTGTCGGAAAGAGTACTCAAAAATTGTTCTTTTTGCCTGAGGCAAAAACTGACTTCATATTTTCTATAGTGGGAGAAGAAATCGGTTTCATAGGGGCAACGGTTGTTGTGATTCTGTTTCTGATTGTCTTTATACGCGGAGTGCTTATAACAGGACGGCAGAAAGAACCGTACCTCTATTACTTGTCAGCTGGGTTTACAACGCTGATAGGGGTTCAGGCGGTGTTGAATCTGTCGGTAGTTACAGGGCTAATGCCAACAAAAGGGCTTCCGCTTCCATTCATAAGCTATGGAGGCACCTCTATGATAATGAACCTTATAGAGGTTGGGATTTTGCTTAATATTGCTAAGGGTGACAGTGAGGAGCATATACCTGTGGTCAATCCTCAGGTTGACATCTACTCCGGTATGAGAGAAAAAATTATGAGACAACGAGGGAGGATAATATCTGATGTCAAGTGGAAAACATAA